One region of Juglans regia cultivar Chandler chromosome 4, Walnut 2.0, whole genome shotgun sequence genomic DNA includes:
- the LOC118348194 gene encoding uncharacterized protein LOC118348194 has protein sequence MWEKTFGKVYVRPERVFQVQEDKPSNLGLPNKVTRGTRKERMTAMARVYSFTPVDVEASNDVVTSTLSLFSHHASILFDSRATHSFISNHYAPLAEKIPEPLEPSMFVAMPSRELIICDSVLIGCSIEIQGRILLANLIIFNLSGFDMILGMDWLSWNHACVDCFNKRKSEDYKLDGYGEIPGLRFCRLCD, from the exons ATGTGGGAGAAGACATTTGGGAAAGTGTATGTACGGCCAGAACGTGTGTTTCAAGTGCAGGAAGACAAACCATCTAACCTGGGACTACCCAATAAAGTGACCCGGGGAACCAGGAAGGAGCGGATGACAGCTATGGCAAGAGTATATTCCTTCACCCCTGTTGATGTTGAAGCATCAAACGATGTAGTCACAA GCACATTATCGTTGTTTTCACATCATGCCTCCATTTTATTCGATTCTAGAGCTActcattctttcatttcaaatcattATGCACCTTTGGCTGAGAAGATACCTGAACCACTAGAACCTAGTATGTTTGTTGCTATGCCCTCAAGAGAACTTATCATTTGTGATTCTGTGCTAATTGGATGTTCGATAGAGATTCAAGGGAGAATTCTACTTGcgaacttaatcatatttaatttgTCTGGATTTGACATGATTCTGGGAATGGACTGGTTATCCTGGAACCATGCCTGTGTGGATTGCTTTAATAAGAGG AAATCTGAGGATTACAAGCTAGATGGTTATGGGGAAATTccaggtttgagattttgcagACTTTGTGATTGA